A single genomic interval of Musa acuminata AAA Group cultivar baxijiao chromosome BXJ3-4, Cavendish_Baxijiao_AAA, whole genome shotgun sequence harbors:
- the LOC135635638 gene encoding putative GEM-like protein 8 — protein MNKLGEKAGGFREHVILGPKISETMKGKLSMGARIVQAGGVERVFRQAFSIVPGEKLLKAFQCYLSTTAGPIPGMLFISTDKIAFRSDRSLKLTSPKGGLVRVPYKVLIPFGRIKEAIQSENTTKPNQKYIQILTEDDFEFWFMGFVNCERSFRYLQQAISAVQ, from the exons ATGAACAAGCTCGGAGAGAAGGCAGGAGGCTTCCGCGAACATG TGATTTTGGGTCCCAAGATCTCTGAAACCATGAAGGGGAAGCTGAGCATGGGAGCTCGGATTGTTCAAGCAGGTGGGGTCGAGAGGGTCTTCAGACAAGCCTTCTCCATCGTGCCAGGCGAAAAGTTGCTCAAAGCCTTCCAGTGCTATCTTTCAACCACAGCTGGTCCCATACCGGGCATGCTTTTCATTTCCACTGACAAGATCGCCTTCCGCAGCGATCGATCCCTCAAATTAACTTCTCCTAAAGGAGGCTTGGTTAGAGTGCCTTACAAG GTTTTGATTCCATTCGGTAGGATAAAGGAAGCCATCCAGAGTGAGAACACTACCAAGCCAAACCAGAAGTACATCCAGATACTCACAGAGGATGATTTCGAGTTCTGGTTTATGGGTTTTGTCAACTGTGAGAGATCCTTCAGGTACTTGCAGCAGGCAATCTCAGCAGTCCAATGA